A window of Sporosarcina luteola genomic DNA:
ATTACGAAGACCTACAGTTGTACGAGAAAAAGGCTGGAGAACTATACAATAGTATTTATGATCAGCTCGAAGATGAAATCGTTCATAGCGAACTGGACGGCATTTTATTTACGAAGGAAAAGTACTACGTTATGATCTTGCAATACGCTGATGAAGTTGACCCATCAGAAGTAAACGAATTCGTCGAGAAATGTCAAGAAAACTTACAAGGTGATTATTCGATCTCCTTCGGTGTCAGCAATACGGTTCAGTCCATTAAGGATATTACAACCGCTTATGCAGAAGCTTGTGAAGCAATTATGAGCGGATATGATATGAATATGCTCGGGTTCATCAATTTCTATAAAATGAAAGAGCTTGAGGATTTATTGAACACGATTCCTGAAAAAGATTTAAAAGCATTGTATGAAAATACATTGAAATCTCTCGCTCATCCGAAGACCAAGGAAAATCAGGAACTGGTCAAAACGATTCAAGTGTATTTGGATTCCCAGTGTGAGATTTCGGAGACGTCACGCCGCTTGTACATTCATCGAAATACTGTCAAATACCGTATTGAGAAGGCGGAAGAGATACTGAATTGCTCTTTCCGCGATCCGGCGCACTCATTGCGCATACGTGTAGCGTTAATGATCGGATCACTTTTAAAAGAAAATGAATAAAAACCAAAGCCCGGTTCGAAAGGGCTTTGGTTTTTTGTTTTTATTGAATAACAGTTGTTTTCTCAGAGACGATTTTATCGTTCTCGAAGACTACTTCTCCATTGACGATAGTCGTTTTAACTTTTCCTTTGAATGTCATGCCTACGTATGGTGAATGTTGGTGACGGTAGAAGAGATCTTCATTCTTCAGCTCAAAGCTTTCATTCAAGTCAACAATCGCGATATCCGCATCATAGCCAGCTTCTAGTACCCCTTTATTCGTAAGGCCAAATAGTTTAGCAGGGTTCGTTGCAGTCAATTCTACAATCTTCTCCAATGGAAGATTGCGTTTGAAATAGCCTTCCGTCAACATGATGTTCAATGTCGACTGAGCTCCTGAAATTCCGCCCCAACCTTCAAAATAGTTGTCTGTTATTGTTTTCATAGATGCCGGAGCCGGTGAATGGTCTGATGCGATGACATTAATTTCGCCGTTAGCGACAGCAGCCCATAGATCTTCGACTTCGTCTTGATCGCGTAACGGAGGACAGCATTTTGCCAAGCCGCCTTTTGCTTCAAAGTCTTGTACATTCAAAGCTAAATAATGCGGGCAAGTTTCAACTGTAATGTCTACGCCTCTGTCTTTTGCCTCCTGAATGACTTCGACGACTTTCCTGCTGCTCGCATGGACAACATGCAATTTACAACCTGTTGCTTCTGCATAAGAGATAATTCTTCTGACCGCTTCGATTTCAGAGATGATCGGTCTTGACTCGACAAAATCTCTTGCTGTGGTTTTACCTTGTTTTTGCTTTTCTTCGGCAAGCTGATCACAAATGACTGTACTTTCAGCGTGAACTGCAAGTAATGAGCCAAGAGATGCAATTTCTTTCATTCCCTTGAAAATCGTTACATCGTCCACATGATTGAAATCAGCGATACCACTCGGAGACATGAAAGCTTTGAATCCGATTACTCCATTGTCATGAAGATCTTTCAGGTCAGCAATATTTTCTGGAACAAGGCCGCCCCAGAAATATGGATTGACGATTGATTTTTCATCTGCGCAAGCCTTTTTCAAGTCCAGGTTCTCTTTATTGATCGTCGGAGGAGTACTGTTCAACGGCATATCGAAGAAAGAAGTCGCTCCGCCGGCAGCTAAGCTTCGGCTTCCTGTTGCAATTCCTTCCCATTCCGTTCTACCCGGTTCATTGAAGTGGACATGCGTGTCAATCAATCCTGGTAATACGTGTTTCCCTTCTGCATCGATCACTCGATCAGCCGTGCCTTGCAGCGCTTGGCCAACTTCTTGGATCTTACCGTCTTTAACAGCAATATCACCTTGGATAACGGATTCAGCTGTAACAATCTTACCGTTTTTAATAATCAAATCGTATGTAGTCATCTTTCATTCCTCCAAACACAAATTTACCTTTGCCATTGCCGGATTGGACAACGGCAAAGGTATGAATGAATTAGTTATTGGCAGCAATCAACTTGCCGACAGGTTCTCCGACAATGCCTTCTTCTAGGTCGAATACGACATGTCCGCGAACGATTGTTTTTGTTACGCGGCAGTCGATTTTTCTGCCTTCGTATGCACTATGTTTGTTTTTGTAGTAAAGATCTTCCCTCTTCACTGTGTACGATTGGTTCGGGTCGACTAAAATGATGTCCGCATCTTTGGATACTGCGATTTCACCTTTATGGGCAATGTTGAAACGCTCAGACGGGTTTGTTGAAATCAATTTAACGAACTCATGAACCGGAAGTCCGCGCTGTTTCACAGCCAAGTCAAACATGAGGTCGACGTTGTTTTGCGCGCCGCTAATTCCGCCCCATGCTTCCCAAATCGTTCCTTGCTTCAAGTCTTCCGTACAAGGCGAGTGGTCAGACGTCAGCCAGTCGATATTCCCAGCCAAAAGCTCGTCCCATAGTCTTGCTTGGTCTTCCGCTTTTCTGATTGGAGGCTGACATTTTGCCTTAGGACCAATTTCATCGACTTGATCGGCAGTGAATGCGAAATAGTGAGGGCAAGATTCAACTGTTACATCGACGCCTTCTTCACGCGCTTTTAAGATCACCTGGATAGCCTCTGAAGTGCTGATATGAACTAGGTGCAATTTACAGCCTGTTTCTTTAGCGAAAAGAATCGCACGTTGAACCGCTTCCACTTCTGTGAAAATCGGACGGGATTCCGCATATTCGACTCCGGAGTTTTTGCCTTCCCTTGCAAATTCCTTTGCAAGGCCAGACGGTACTGATCCGTTTTCCGCGTGGATGCATAGGATCTGATCCAATTCAGCCAACTTTTGCATGCCTTTATACAAAGTGTAGTCATCCACATTTACGAAATCATCCGGAATGTCACTTGTAATATCGGATAGGAAGCATTTAAATGCAAGAACGCCAGCGTCCGACATTTCCTTCAGCTTATCCACGTTTCCAGGGACGAGTCCACCGTAAAACGCGTAGTCGACGTAGTTCTGGTCAATCGCCGCTTCCAACTTAAGATCCAACGCTGCTTTGTTCGTTGTTGCCGGCAGGGCATTCAACGGCATTTCCACGTAGCTTGTTGTGCCTCCTGCAGCCAGTGATTTCGATCCTGTTTCGAATCCTTCCCACTCCGCACGTCCAGGTTCGCTGATGTGTACATGCGTATCAATCATTCCAGGCATGACATATTGGCCGGACGCGTCAATAACTTCCTTAGCATCATCCGTAATATTCTCGGCGATGCATGAAATCTTTTCATCCTTGATTCCTAAGTCAACGTTATAAACACCATCACGTAAAACCACTTTTCCACCTTTAATAACTAAATCGAATGCCATTTGAATTTCCCCTCTCAGTTATCAATGATTTTTTACCGCCAACTTCACACCAAACATCAGTTTCGCCATATATGGAATTACCTATTCTCTTTAGATAACTCTGGAGCTTTTCGCGTCAAAGCACCTTTTGAATAAGTCGATTCAAGCGCCGTGTAGAGAATAAATGCTGCAATGATTCCTACAAACCAAGACATATCATAAAGCGGTTTGAGGACAGGTACGACGTTTCCGATCAAACAAATCACACCTGCAATTATCGTTGTAATTATCGCATTTACATTGAATCCTTTTGTATAATGATACTTTCCCTTTTCCGCGTCATATAAAGCATTCAAATCAATTTTAGTTTTTGAAATTAGGAAATACTGGGCTAGCATGATTCCAGTAACTGGAGCTAGGATCCCGCCAATAATGTTTAAGAAAGTGAAAATACTTGTTGCATTTTCCATCAGCTTCCAAGGCATAACGAGAATTCCAGTTATTGCTGCAATAATTGCACCCGATTTGAATGTGAGTGTCTTAGGGAATAAAGATGCTAGTTGGTAACCAGCCGGTACAATATTTCCAGTTACGTTAACAGATAAAGTTGTTAAGCAAAGTGTTAGAACGGAAATAGCGATTGCAAATGTCCCGTCAAAACGAGCTACAACATCCAATACGTTCCATATCGGTGTTCCAAAAGCGATTTCAGATCCGACAATGATGGCGATACTTGCAACAGCGAATAGTAAATACGTTACAACAAGGCCGACAGTTTGTCCTATCGCTTGCGTCTTCGTCGATTTTGCAAGCTTCGTGAAATCTGAAGCGTTAACAATCGGTGCTGCCCATGCTGCAACGACTGCCGTTACAGCCGCGAAGAAAATAACTACTTTATTTCCTGGAACTCCTGTACCTGTATACGAAAGAATAGGACCGATTCCTCCAGCTAAGTTAATGGCCCAAATTGCCATTCCTCCAAAAACAATGTACACAAGCGGCGAGAGGATATTTGTAAACTTCCCTAGGAAAGCCATTCCTCCATAAATTAAAGCAATGTTCAATAACCAGAACAGTAAAAACGATATCAACGCTGGCAAAGATAACCCTAGAAGGTTCCAATCTCCACCTAATGTCAAATACGTCGGCCAAAGCTTACCAATTAAAATTGATAATGCTTGGCTTCCTGCGTACGTTTGAAACCCGAACCACATAATTGCAGAAATGACTCCTCTTAACACACCCGGAATCATTGCGCCTTTCGGGCCGTAAGATAAACGCAGCAACATCGCAAACGGCAATCCATATTTTGATCCTGCATGGCCATTTAGAACAAGCATCGATGCTATGACAATGGAGGCAGCCATAATTGCAGTAAACACTTGGCCGACCGACAATCCCAAAGCAAAAAGAGCACCAATGGCAATATAGTTTGGAATGTTATGAACCGAACCCATCCAGACCGTCAGGAAATTGCTTATACCCCATTTTCGTTCTTCTACTTTTGTGGGCAATACATCTTCACTATATCCAGCATTCTTCATTTTTTCTCTATCAAAAAGAGTCAAAAAAACCCCTCCTCAAAAATTTACCACTAGTAATCGAAACCTTTACTATAATGAGGTTCATCATCAATGTTCGTAAACATTGTTATCCCCCAACAAGCTTCACATCTACACTTAGTAGTGGACAACCTCATTATACAACCTATATTGATATACTTCTTTAGGTCACTTAAACAAAAGAATGATGTTTTATTAGATACAGTGGATAAGTCGGGGGTGAATAATAGACACTTTAGATAACTACTTGTGCAAGATGAACAAAATAATTGCCTCACGAAGTTGGATTCTCCATGAGGCAATTTGTACAATTCATTATTTCTCGAAAATGGTTCCTTTTTTGAAGCTTGAATTTTTAAATGCATATTTCGATAGAAGGTAGTAAGCTGTACCAGCTACTACTAAACCGATAATCCATGCAAGCTCAACCTCTATGAATGCAGCGGCTGCACCGATGAACATAGCAATCAACCCTGCTGGATTATATCCCGAAAATGATCCTTCGTCATTATACAGGTCAGTCATATCCACTTTCTGTTTTCGTAAAATATAATAATCTACGAGAAGGATGGAGATAACAGGTCCTAAAAATGCTGAATAGATTAGGATGAACATATTCAAACCTGTAGCCGATGACTCTTGGATAAGCAACCAAGGAAATGCACCTAAAGCAAGCAATCCTGTAATCGTTACAGATGCTTTATATTTCAATTTTGTCAGCAATGTAATGACATATGCCGGCGGAATGATGTTCGCCACCATGTTTGTTGCAATGACTGCTACGACGATAAAGGCTGATACGAACACAGAAACATAATCATTATTGAGTATGATTGGAAGTGCTTGTGCAGGGTTCGTTACACCTGTTGCAGCTGCCAACATTGCACCGATGACAATAACAAAACCGTATGAAATTGTTATTGGAATAAAGTATAATGCTCCACGCTTCTTATCACTCAAACCAGTTTTCAGCTCACGAGAATAGTCTGCAGCACTTACGAATATTCCTGCGTAGTTCCCCAAGAAGACCATGATGAGTCCGAAGAACGGCAAGCCCCATGATCCTTTAGCTTGTACCCACGTTTCAGCAATCTGAGTTGTATGTGAAGTCATAAGGATTCCAAACACATAGACGAGCGCTGCCATGAAAACGACCGATGCAACTGTTTCCACCCATTTAATTGCATGGAAACCGAAGAGCGAAAGGACAATCTGGAACAATTGAAGTCCGATGAAACAGATGACAACATTATTAAATGCTCCGTTTGTAACGATTTTCATTATTTCATTCAACGCAGTACCGCCTATCCAGCTTTGAATACCGTACCAGACGATGGCAGGTACACCGCGCAATAACGACGAAATGACTTTCCCTTTAATCCCGAAGGACATTCTAAGCTGTACAACGTACGGAATACCTTCCCGATAACCAAGTCGGTCATTCAATGCGAAGATAGTTGAAATGATCCCTATGGAGATCAGAGCTGCCAGGATTGTTTGGAAGATGTTCAATGTTGCTGCTCCCGCGACAATTACGCTGGCTCCCAACGTCATATTCCCTAAGTTAACCCCGTCACCGATCCACATGAAGACATAGTCTTTTGGCTTGACGGTCCTATCCTGCTCGGTTTTCGGATGCAGTGATTCATCCAACGTCGAGTTTTGTTCAACCTGAATTGCTTTTGAGTCGATAGCTTCATTTATTACAGTCATATCAACTGCCCCTTTCAATGCTGTATTTTCAACTGCATTTAGTTTATTTTGGCTGATAAATACTTTCCTACTAAAACTTTTTCATCTTGCATCACTTATTATACATAGCTTTATAGCTAAGGTCTTTATGTCTAGTGACCAAAATGCACAAGGCCTCGCTATGTACTGTGCATAAGGTTTTTACGATAATCACTAATTCAGCCAAACCTTTGTGCACTTTAACCAATGAATTTTTGACTTTCTGGCCTCTCCTTGGAATTCATTGGTACAGGTACCAACAATCAGAATCAATGAAAAGGAAGAACATTTCCCGTTTCAAGGGCATGTTCTTCCTTTTTATTATATAAGTGGTTCTACCTCTTGATCCTTACGGTTTTTTTCCTGTTATATGTATAGATGCCCTGCTGAAGTGGGTTTGCGCGAGTATACATATTTGTAAGTGCAAAAGGAGGTGATTTGAGTGGAAGACAAAAATAACCGCGAACAATTATATGGATTGTCGAGCCAGTTGATGGAGCTGTTTGTAGCTGATGTATTCTCCAAACACAAAATCAATGTCGATGGAGCAAAACAACGCATGACAGATGAGCAACGTGAAGGCTTGAAGCAGACAGTTGAACAGCTAAAAACTCAAGTAGAGGGCTTTTTGGAATCGAAAGCCGTTCGGAAAGTAACCGATACACAGGAAAAAACAGACGGACAGGCGCCTCATCCGCTACGAGAAGCATTCATGAAGAAGAAACAGCAGAAGCAAAAATAAAAAAAATGAACAGGAATAGATAATTTGTCCAACTCAAGAACTTTCCCGCACATGTAATAGAAAGAGAGAGGAGGGAAGAATAATGGACTATGACAATGACTATGACTATGAATATTATTCACGTGAAGATGACAGATGCAGAGACAGAGATCGAGATCGAGACAGAGATAGAGACAAAGATCGAGACAAATGCAGAGACAGAGATCGAGATCGGGATAGAGACAGAGACCGGGACAGAGACAAAGACAGATGCAGAGACAAAGACAGAGACCGGGATAGAGACAGAGACCGGGATAGAGACAAAGACAGAGACCGGGATAGAGATAGAGACCGGGATAGAGACAGAGACAGAGACAGATGGTCTGCATTAGATGCTGATTCAAGGCACCCAATCGCTCATTGCAGGAATGATAGAGAGAATACGGGTGCAGACGCGGAATTGGATACTGATATCGAACAGCTTTCCAACGAATTAATTGTCATCCGCGACTCTTGCGATGTCACTGTCAGAACGACTGACACGCAAGTTGCCGTGTCCCTGCAAGCAGCGCTCCAAGTAGCCATCGCGATTGTTGTTAACATCTCGATTGCTGATGGTACGAGGGCGGAACGAGTGACAGCTGAATTACTGGAACGAGCACAGATCCGGCAGACCAACCGCCAAAGACTGATCATCGTCAACTCCCGTGATATCGAAGTAACTACGGAAGACACCGATGTAGCGATTTCCTTGCAGCTATTGCTACAAATCCTCTTGGCATTAATCGTACAACTGGACATTCTATAAGGCCAAGAGAATAAGCAGTTCTCTACACCGAACGCCCCCGCGACTCCCAAGTTGACGGGGGCGGTTGTCTGCAAGGAAATCTCATTAGCCTAAAATATGCAATGACCCACATGTTTGTTACGAATCCGTCACGCTTCATTTTAAAAGAGGTATTTCTGTAATTATCACGAAACTACTATTTATAAGGAGAGGAGGAAATAGTATGAAACCACCTATAGCAAAACGGATTCCCCATCCCCATGAATTGCATGGCGATGTACGCGAAGACGACTATTATTGGCTGAAGGATCGCAATAACCCCGAGGTCATCAATTATTTAGAAGAAGAAAATCAGTATTTCGATGACGTCATGCGGCCTTTGGCAGAACAAACCGACCAGATTTATCAAAGCATGGTTGACCGTGTTCCCGATTCCGAAGTGAAAGTGCCTGTACAGAATGGACACTACTTCTATTATTCACGTTTGGAAAAGGACAAGCAATACCCGATCTATGCACGCAAGCAGGCGGCAAGCCGAGAACTAGTAGATGAGGCATCGGAGGAAGTGGTGCTCGATCTGAATGAATTGGCCGAGGACAGTGACTATTTAAGCGTGACGGTGCAGCGTATGAGTACCGATCATAACCGTCTGGCCTTTTTAGAGAACCGTGATGGCACCGATCGTTATACTATCCATATAAAGGACATCGAAACTGGCGAACTTCTGCCAGACCGGATTTCGGATGTATTTTTATATGGAAGTATGGAATGGAGCCGTTGTGGCGACTATATTTTTTACATTACTGTTGATGAGAATCAACGCCCTTGCAGATTATGGAGGCATCGATTAGGTAGTGACGTGAAGAGTGATGAGCTTGTCTATGAAGAAAAAGACGAGACATTTACGCTCTACGTGTCTAAATCGCAAAGCGGGAAGTTTATTTTTGTTTATTCACATTCGAAAACGTCAAGCGAAATTCGCATGTTGGATGCAGATGCCCCGTCATCCCCTTTGCAACTACTGGATGCGCGGCGTGATGGGATTCTCTATGATGTGGAGCATTGGGGCGATGACCTGCTCATACTGACAAACGAAAATGCGCTGAACTTTCAACTGCTCCGCTGTCCACTCAACGACATCAGGTCACGGGTGAATGTCATTGCGTATAGCGAAAATCGCTATCTTCAAGGTGTGTATCCGTTTCGTGATAAGCTTCTTGTCTCCGGCCGGGAGAACGGTTTGACGCAGATCTGGGTATTACAGGACGGCGAGTTGAATCCGATTGAATGGGATGAATCGCTCTATACTGTATCGGTTTTATCCGACCAGAGCTACGAGACGACTGAAGTGTTGCTTCAATATGAGTCGCTGCTTACGCCAAAAACGACATATGGACTGAATCTGTCAACCGGAGTGAAGCATAAATTGCAAGCGGCTCCCGTCAGCGGAGAATATGACCGTTCAAGCTATCGTCAAGAGCAATTATGGGCAGTCGCCGAGGATGGCGTCAACGTGCCTATGACCGTCGTCTATCGGGAAGATACGCTCGATGAAGGGCCTGCACCATTGATTCTTTATGGATATGGCTCATATGGAGCAAACAGCGATCCGCATTTCGATCCGTATCGTCTCCCGCTTTTGGACAAGGGTATCATATTTGTCACAGCGCAAGTGCGTGGCGGTTCCGAAATGGGACGGAGTTGGTATGAAGATGGAAAGATGGAGCATAAACGAAATACGTTCACAGATTTTATTGCTGCAGCGAAGCATCTTATCGAGCAGGGTTACACAACTCCAAACCAAATGGCGGCCCGCGGAGGCAGTGCGGGAGGCTTGCTCGTTGGCGCAGTGGCAAACTTGGCCGGAAATTTGTTCAAGGCAGTCGTCCCTGCCGTTCCATTCGTCGACGTCGTGACGACGATGCTCGATACGACCATTCCCCTGACTACGCTGGAGTGGGATGAATGGGGCAATCCACAAAATCGCGAGGATTACTTCTATATGAAGTCCTACAGTCCTTATGACAATGTGGAAGCGAAAGACTATCCTCATATGTACATTACAACCGGCATAAACGATCCACGTGTCGGTTACTGGGAACCGGCCAAGTGGGTTGCACGCCTGAGAGCGTTAAAAACCGATGACAACGTCGTTGTACTGAAAACGAATATGGGTGCCGGCCATTTCGGCAAGTCTGGCCGCTTCAACCATTTGAAGGAAGCTGCGGAATGCTACGCATTTGTTCTTGATAAGCTTGGTGTAAACGCAGAGGTTACAAGCCCCCGGTAAACGGGGGGTTTTTTTATTGAGAATGATCCGAAGATGGGACTGTCACCCGCGTAAATTGACTATACTGTCGTTCGAGGAGTGATGGATATGTATAAATTGTTGTCTCATAATGATTTGGACGGCGTTGGTTGCGGAATTTTAGCGAAGATGGCTTTTGGGAAGCAGGTCAAAGTACGCTACAATTCCATTTCCGGTCTTAATCGGGAAGTAGAATGGTTTCTGGAAAATGGGGATAAGGAAACATTCTTGTTCATTACCGATTTGTCTGTAAATGAAGAAAATGAGAATAGACTTGAGAGGTTTTATCAAGACGGTGGAAAGGTTCAATTGATTGATCACCATAAGACAGCGCTTCACTTTAATGAGTATGAGTGGGGGCATGTCGAAGTCGAGGATGAGGAAGAAAAGTTAACTTCGGCGACCTCCCTATTATATGAATACCTTGTGACACATGAACACATGGAACCGTCTGAATCTATTGCCGAATTTGTCGAGCTCGTCAGGCAGTATGATACATGGGAATGGGAGAAGAATAATAATCAGAGTGCACAACGTCTCAATGCCCTCTTCTTTCTTATGACTATTGAGGAATTTGAAGACAAGATGATCAGTCGACTCTCTTCGGATGAACATTTTAACTTTGATGAATTCGAAAAGAAGCTACTTGATATGGAAGAAGATAAAATCGAACGCTATATTCGTCGGAAGAGAAGAGAACTTGTACAAACGGAAACAGGTGAACACTTTGCGGGAATCGTCTATGCGGAATCCTATCATTCAGAGCTAGGCAATGAACTTGGCAAAGAATACCCGCATCTTGATTACATTGTAATCCTGAATATCGGGGGGAAACGAGCCGGTTTCCGAACAATCCATGAGCATGTTGATGTATCCGAAGTGGCCGGTCAATTCGGTGGAGGCGGACATGCAAAAGCTTCTGGATGCTCTTTGACTACCGAGGCTTTTCAACAGTTTGTTTTGGACACGTTCCACTTAGAACCTTTAAGGGAAGATGCGCGGCGAAATCGATACAACTTGAAACATTCTTCCTTCGGTTCCCTCTATAAAAACCGAATGGACGATAGCTTTTTCCTCTACCCGGAAAACGATCAAACATGGGTAATTAAGCAAAATGACATAAAGGTGGAACAGACCTTTACTAGCTTTGAGGAAGCGGAGCGTTTCCTTAAAAGAAAGTACGAAGCATGGCTTGTACGGGACGACGCTTTCGTCGATTATTTAATGGAACAGGTAAAGGCTAGTAAGCAGACTGAAAAAGCCTGATCCAATCTATAATAGTAAAGGGACTGTCCATAATATCAGCAAAAAATGATTTTCATCGTTAGCCTTATTTTATAGGCTCTGATAAACAATACAGTGTTGATTTCTGCTTCAGGCGGACGCTTTCCGCGGGCGGTCCGTGAGCCTCCTCGTCGCTTCGCGCCTTGCGGGGTCTCACCTGGACACGCTTGTCCCGCAGGAGTCGCCGCCTTCCACTCCAATCAACGAAGCTACTTACAATCAATAAATACATCAAATATAAACCATATATGGTTGAAAACCTCATACAAACAATTGTCCAATCAATTAATAACTCAACGGTTCGGTGTTAGCGAAAATCGGACATCCATTTATATTTCCCCTGCCATTTTGTTTGTGGCCAAATTAGTTAATTGCCGATTAAGTTCCTATAGATGACCTAAATAGTAACCTCTCTACATTGAGAGGTTACTTCAGAGTGTTGACAGAAAAGTGTCTTGGATTTTTTCCGATTTTGGTTCATGTTACGCCATGATTGGCATTCTCCATGTCCAGCTGGCCAGCTTATTCGACTAATGGATAGATAAGGAGAAATCAATCGCAGCATCCAATTTACGAACCAGATGGTCTTGTGGAACTAACTGCTCTATAGTCAGCATTTCCAACTGTTCACCTTCATTGATTTGATTTTTCGTCATCATATGCATATCCATTACCTCATTTATTTTATAAAAGACACCGTTGATTGGAGTGGAGGTCGGCGACTCCTGCGAAAGCCGTTACGAAGAACGGCTTTTGCGAGCACAAGCGAAGCGTTGCGAGCAGGATGTGGATGCTGCCTTAATTTCTGCAAGGAACGCAGAAATACGGCTAATCGAACCCTACGTTGTTCGATTGGCTGAAGCCGTGCCCGCGGAAAGCGTCCGACCGCAGCGGAAATCAACTTTGTTTAGTTTCAACACTATTTTAATAGAAAAAAGACTATAGGCAAACACCAAAATCTCTTGTGTTTGTCTACAGTCAGAAGTGAAGTAACCCTCCAATTTGCTAGGTTACTCGTTAATGCACCGTATATCCGCCGTCCAGCACGACCGCTTGACCTGTCATGCCTTTCGCTGCATCGCTCGAAAGGAACAGTGCTAAATCGGCAACTTCCTTAACATCTAACAGCCGCTTCTGAGGCACTAATGGATAAATGATTTCCTCCAGTACGGATTCGAGTGGAACATTGCGTGTCGTCGCTAAATCTTGGAACTGATTGCGCACTAATGGCGTGTCAACATAGCCAGGACAGATTGCGTTTACCGTAATCCCATCCGCTGCCGTTTCGAGAGCCGCGACTTTCGTCAACCCGATTACACCATGCTTGGCTGAGTTATACGCAGCTTTTCCCGCAAAGCCGACAAGTCCATTAATGGAAGCCATATTCAAGATACGTCCAAATCCATTCTCCCTCATATGCGGCAATACGAGTTTCGTTGCGATAAATGGAGCTGTCAGCATAATCTTCACAAGCAATTCAAATCGCTCCGTCGGAAAATCCTCGAGCATCGCAACATGCTGCATCCCAGCATTATTAATGAGAATATCAATTCTTCCATAATAAGTAATTGCTTCATTGATCGCCTTTTCCAGATCTGCTTCGGACGTGACATCACACTTAATACCAATCGCATCTCCACTCAGTCTTTGGGCAGCATCCTTCACTTTTTCCCCATTAATATCTGAAAGTACAACTTTAGCGCCTGCTTTAGAAAACTCTTGGGCAACTTCAAAGCCGATCCCTTGTGCAGCTCCTGTTATAAATAAAACTTTTCCTTCTACCATGTGAATTCCTCCCCACACAAAATACAGGGCGCTTACGAGATGTACCTATAACGCTCCAAAGGTTAAACTGTCTTCCGGTAATCGAAATACATAACAGCGTATTTTACATAT
This region includes:
- a CDS encoding DHH family phosphoesterase, producing MYKLLSHNDLDGVGCGILAKMAFGKQVKVRYNSISGLNREVEWFLENGDKETFLFITDLSVNEENENRLERFYQDGGKVQLIDHHKTALHFNEYEWGHVEVEDEEEKLTSATSLLYEYLVTHEHMEPSESIAEFVELVRQYDTWEWEKNNNQSAQRLNALFFLMTIEEFEDKMISRLSSDEHFNFDEFEKKLLDMEEDKIERYIRRKRRELVQTETGEHFAGIVYAESYHSELGNELGKEYPHLDYIVILNIGGKRAGFRTIHEHVDVSEVAGQFGGGGHAKASGCSLTTEAFQQFVLDTFHLEPLREDARRNRYNLKHSSFGSLYKNRMDDSFFLYPENDQTWVIKQNDIKVEQTFTSFEEAERFLKRKYEAWLVRDDAFVDYLMEQVKASKQTEKA
- a CDS encoding 3-hydroxybutyrate dehydrogenase encodes the protein MVEGKVLFITGAAQGIGFEVAQEFSKAGAKVVLSDINGEKVKDAAQRLSGDAIGIKCDVTSEADLEKAINEAITYYGRIDILINNAGMQHVAMLEDFPTERFELLVKIMLTAPFIATKLVLPHMRENGFGRILNMASINGLVGFAGKAAYNSAKHGVIGLTKVAALETAADGITVNAICPGYVDTPLVRNQFQDLATTRNVPLESVLEEIIYPLVPQKRLLDVKEVADLALFLSSDAAKGMTGQAVVLDGGYTVH
- a CDS encoding S9 family peptidase, coding for MKPPIAKRIPHPHELHGDVREDDYYWLKDRNNPEVINYLEEENQYFDDVMRPLAEQTDQIYQSMVDRVPDSEVKVPVQNGHYFYYSRLEKDKQYPIYARKQAASRELVDEASEEVVLDLNELAEDSDYLSVTVQRMSTDHNRLAFLENRDGTDRYTIHIKDIETGELLPDRISDVFLYGSMEWSRCGDYIFYITVDENQRPCRLWRHRLGSDVKSDELVYEEKDETFTLYVSKSQSGKFIFVYSHSKTSSEIRMLDADAPSSPLQLLDARRDGILYDVEHWGDDLLILTNENALNFQLLRCPLNDIRSRVNVIAYSENRYLQGVYPFRDKLLVSGRENGLTQIWVLQDGELNPIEWDESLYTVSVLSDQSYETTEVLLQYESLLTPKTTYGLNLSTGVKHKLQAAPVSGEYDRSSYRQEQLWAVAEDGVNVPMTVVYREDTLDEGPAPLILYGYGSYGANSDPHFDPYRLPLLDKGIIFVTAQVRGGSEMGRSWYEDGKMEHKRNTFTDFIAAAKHLIEQGYTTPNQMAARGGSAGGLLVGAVANLAGNLFKAVVPAVPFVDVVTTMLDTTIPLTTLEWDEWGNPQNREDYFYMKSYSPYDNVEAKDYPHMYITTGINDPRVGYWEPAKWVARLRALKTDDNVVVLKTNMGAGHFGKSGRFNHLKEAAECYAFVLDKLGVNAEVTSPR